The following proteins are encoded in a genomic region of Papaver somniferum cultivar HN1 unplaced genomic scaffold, ASM357369v1 unplaced-scaffold_10, whole genome shotgun sequence:
- the LOC113326541 gene encoding pectinesterase-like, whose protein sequence is MSISCLNMYEKSSKYGTQRNKHMWGTSHASSIFIIVTLFSFLMMIQLEAKPISPSSLTHVHFSKFPRSSSSSPCENTLHVESCESLLLSIENVHEKSPKEVFDIAVEFAVAQAHAARTQAQSIKPMVLTSEKISSTISLPAVDDCMELLDDSVRRLDDVKTSSNSDDVRTWLSTALTNQETCLDALETEKVSSPYKNMMETNARNVSKLVSNSLALYNHVKTTDTRTSNSAGGGRKLLSDGFPTWVSGRQRKLLEASIEELRPSAVVAKDGSGTHTTIGQAIAFASLAAAGTNGKTVVHVKAGTYSENLNIPSSQSNVMLVGDGKGVTVITGNENVEDGSSLRNSATFTATGDGFMARDITFQNTAGPNKHQAVALRVASDKSVFYRCSMVGYQDTLYTHSNRQFYRECDISGTVDFIFGNSAVVFQGCNISPRSNGNKNFITAQGRSDPNQNTGISIHNCRISAASDTYLGRPWKAYSRTVIMQSFIGSINPAGWFPWSGGSAPKGIYYAEYMNSGPGAGTGGRVKWSGYHPSLSSAEATQFTVSNLIAGGSWLPATGVAYDSGLKP, encoded by the exons ATGTCTATCTCTTGCTTAAACATGTATGAGAAGTCATCAAAATATGGTACCCAAAGAAACAAACACATGTGGGGAACCTCACatgcatcttcaatcttcataaTTGTAACACTTTTTTCATTCTTGATGATGATTCAATTAGAAGCCAAGCCTATAAGTCCTTCATCGTTAACTCATGTTCACTTCTCAAAATTTCCtagatcatcttcttcttccccatgTGAAAATACCCTCCACGTCGAATCATGTGAGTCTCTGCTTCTATCGATCGAGAACGTCCATGAGAAGTCTCCGAAAGAGGTGTTTGATATTGCAGTTGAGTTTGCTGTAGCTCAGGCTCATGCTGCTAGAACCCAAGCACAAAGCATTAAACCTATGGTGCTGACGAGCGAAAAAATTAGTAGTACTATTTCTCTTCCTGCAGTGGATGACTGCATGGAACTACTTGATGATAGTGTACGGAGACTTGATGATGTAAAAACAAGCTCGAACTCTGATGATGTTCGTACATGGTTAAGTACAGCACTTACAAATCAagaaacttgtttagatgcactTGAAACTGAAAAGGTTTCCTCACCATACAAAAACATGATGGAGACTAATGCAAGAAACGTGAGTAAATTGGTAAGTAACTCCTTGGCTCTATACAACCATGTCAAGACAACCGACACAAGGACCTCGAACTCAGCAGGTGGTGGCCGTAAACTACTTTCCGACGGTTTCCCGACATGGGTATCCGGCAGGCAGAGGAAACTACTAGAAGCTTCAATAGAAGAATTAAGACCAAGTGCTGTGGTGGCTAAGGATGGTAGTGGTACACATACAACTATAGGTCAAGCAATTGCTTTTGCATCCCTAGCTGCTGCAGGGACAAACGGAAAGACCGTTGTACATGTGAAAGCTGGGACTTACAGTGAAAATCTCAATATTCCTTCATCACAAAGTAATGTTATGTTAGTTGGAGATGGGAAAGGAGTTACTGTCATCACAGGGAAcgaaaatgttgaagatggttccAGTCTGCGAAATTCAGCTACTTTTA CTGCCACTGGTGATGGATTCATGGCAAGAGATATAACATTCCAGAACACTGCAGGTCCGAATAAGCATCAGGCAGTTGCTCTGAGAGTCGCTTCAGACAAATCCGTGTTTTACCGATGCTCCATGGTGGGTTACCAGGACACTTTGTATACACACAGCAACCGTCAATTCTATAGAGAATGTGATATATCTGGAACAGTAGATTTTATCTTTGGAAACTCGGCAGTTGTTTTCCAAGGCTGCAATATTTCTCCAAGAAGCAACGGTAACAAAAACTTCATCACAGCTCAAGGACGTAGTGACCCGAATCAAAACACCGGAATCTCAATCCACAATTGTAGGATTTCAGCTGCATCAGATACTTATCTTGGCAGACCATGGAAAGCTTATTCGAGAACAGTTATTATGCAATCTTTCATCGGATCAATTAACCCTGCTGGATGGTTTCCTTGGTCTGGCGGATCTGCACCTAAAGGTATCTATTATGCAGAGTACATGAACTCCGGACCTGGAGCAGGGACTGGAGGTCGAGTGAAGTGGTCTGGATATCATCCTTCTCTTAGCTCTGCAGAAGCAACGCAGTTTACAGTTTCTAATTTGATTGCAGGGGGATCTTGGTTGCCTGCTACTGGTGTAGCCTATGACTCTGGACTTAAGCCCTAA